TTTCATTAATCAGATATTAAAGAATTTTTAATGGCTTATAAATTTTCACATCTTGATCATTTAGAATCAGAAGCAGTTTATATAATCAGAGAGGTGGCTGCACAATTTCAAAAACCGATGTTATTGTTTTCTGGAGGAAAAGACTCTATGTTAATTTTGCATCTGGCCTGGAAGGCTTTTTATCCGGCACGTATTCCCTTTCCTATTGTACATGTCGACACAGGACATAATTTTGAAGAAACAATTATATACAGGGATAAAATGGCCAAGAAATACGAAGTTAATTTGGTAGTTGGCTATGTACAGGATGCTATTGATTCAGGTAAAGTGAAAGAAGAAACCGGAATCAATTCAAGCAGAAACTGGTTTCAATCTGTGACTCTATTGGATACAATTGAATCGAATAAATTTGATTGTGCTCTTGGCGGAGGCCGAAGGGATGAAGAAAAAGCCCGGGCAAAAGAACGTTTTTTCTCACACCGAAATGAATTTGGTGAGTGGGATCCTAAAAATCAACGCCCCGAACTTTGGAATCTTTTCAATGGACGAAAAAATTATGGCGAACATTTTAGAGTTTTCCCTATTAGTAATTGGACAGAAATGGATGTTTGGCAGTACATTAAACGAGAGGAAATAGAATTGCCATCTATTTATTTTAATCATAAAAGACGTGTTTTTAATAGAGACGGTGTTTGGTTGGCAGAGTCGCCTTTTAATCCAATGAAACCTACAGAAGTTGTCGAAGAAAAGGAAGTCAGGTTCAGAACCATTGGTGATATTTCTTGTACAGGTGCTATTGAGTCCAGGGTAAGTAATATTGATGATATTATTGCTGAAGTAGCTGCATTTCGTGTGACTGAAAGATCCGGCAGACATGATGATAAACGCTCAGAAACAGCCATGGAAGATCGCAAGAAAGAAGGCTATTTTTAATGGAAATGGGGATATTCAACTTTATACATTTTACTTTATATTTTATACTTGACTAATATGGATTTATTGAGATTTGTTACCGCAGGAAGTGTTGATGATGGGAAAAGTACTTTAATTGGTCGTTTATTATTTGATACAAAAACGATTTTTAAAGATCAACTCGAGGCTGTTGAGCACACCAGCAAGGTAAGAGGAGAAGATGGTGTTAATTTGGCATTGCTAACTGATGGTTTACGTTCCGAGCGCGAGCAAGGTATTACCATTGATGTTGCCTATAGGTATTTTGCCACACCAAAACGCAAGTTTATTCTTGCCGATTCTCCGGGTCACGTTCAGTATACCAGAAATATGGTCACAGGGGCTTCAAATGCAAACCTGTCATTGATATTAATTGATGCAAGAAATGGAGTTATGGAGCAAACTCGCAGGCATACTTTTATTTCTGCTTTATTGGGAATTAAACACCTGATTGTTTGCATTAATAAAATGGATTTGGTGGATTTCAGTCAGGAAGTTTATCAGAAGATAAAAGATGATTACCGTGATTTTTCATCAAAAATAGATGTCCCCGACATACGTTTTATACCCTTAAGCGCAAAAGAGGGAGATAATGTTGTAGATCGCTCTACTAAAATGGATTGGTATCAGGGGCCAACTCTGCTTTATGCTTTAGAAAACACT
This region of Bacteroidota bacterium genomic DNA includes:
- the cysD gene encoding sulfate adenylyltransferase subunit CysD, translating into MAYKFSHLDHLESEAVYIIREVAAQFQKPMLLFSGGKDSMLILHLAWKAFYPARIPFPIVHVDTGHNFEETIIYRDKMAKKYEVNLVVGYVQDAIDSGKVKEETGINSSRNWFQSVTLLDTIESNKFDCALGGGRRDEEKARAKERFFSHRNEFGEWDPKNQRPELWNLFNGRKNYGEHFRVFPISNWTEMDVWQYIKREEIELPSIYFNHKRRVFNRDGVWLAESPFNPMKPTEVVEEKEVRFRTIGDISCTGAIESRVSNIDDIIAEVAAFRVTERSGRHDDKRSETAMEDRKKEGYF
- a CDS encoding GTP-binding protein, with amino-acid sequence MDLLRFVTAGSVDDGKSTLIGRLLFDTKTIFKDQLEAVEHTSKVRGEDGVNLALLTDGLRSEREQGITIDVAYRYFATPKRKFILADSPGHVQYTRNMVTGASNANLSLILIDARNGVMEQTRRHTFISALLGIKHLIVCINKMDLVDFSQEVYQKIKDDYRDFSSKIDVPDIRFIPLSAKEGDNVVDRSTKMDWYQGPTLLYALENTYVESDYERVNCRFPVQYVLRPMKEKFHDYRGYAGRVAGGIFKKGDDVVILPSGFKSKIKSIENLGKEVDQVYPPMSVSIQLENDIDISRGDMIVKEFSQPNIDQDIDIMMCWFTETPLTLGSKYILKHTTNEVKAIIKDVRYKVDINTLHRIQDDKNIGLNDIGRVNIRTSAPLLFDTYKKNKITGSVILVDERTNYTVAAGMIL